One Trichormus variabilis 0441 genomic window, GAAGAACCCGATTCACTCAATACTTATCAAAATGCCGTAAATGTCAAGAAAATATTAGCATCTCGTGGTATTGATAAAGTATTGTTGGTAACTTCAGCATTACATATGCCGCGATCGCTGAAAATTTTCCAACGTCAAGGTATGAACGTTATCCCCGCACCCACTGACTTTTTAGTTAGCGCAGGTGAACTCCAAGAACTCGGCAACACCCCCAAAGCCGCTATATTGAATTTACTACCAGATACTTACAACTTACACCTATTCACAAACGCCCTAAAAGAATATGTTGGTAGCTTTATTTATTGGTTAAGAGGTTGGGTGTAATTTAGAGACGCGATTAATCGCGTCTGCACAATTGTCAGTTGTCAATAGTCAATAGTCAATAGTAATTCTTCTTCGCTTCCCCTGCTTCCCCTGCTCCCTCTGCTCCCTAAAATCCATGAACGAAAACTTACCTTATATTCTGCCTGCGCCCCAACCCCAAGCCGAGGACACTTTTGCAGCTTATCAGACAACTCATCAGTTTTATTATGAAGTGCAAAAACGTTCTGAGTTTCAGCGCCATTGTGAATGGTATCGTACAACTGCCGAGCAGCATCGCCGGGAGTTAGAAAGAATGCGCGGCGAAGTTAATATTTTCTCATGGTTCCGCCGCTCCTGAAAGATTTGGATACTTTAGATAACTTCTAACTCATTTTCCCGTAGGTGAGCTTTAAATTTTTTACTAAACTGGATGAGAAAAGGTAAATTAGCACTAACAGGTCTACCTTGCCATTGGGTGACAATCTCCACAATTTCGCCTTCTGAGCCTTTGAGGTCAAAAGCTTTACCGCGATGTTCAGGATGATGGTAAACTACTACCGATTCTTTGACACGGACGCGATCGCCAACTTTCATAACAACATTCACACCTTTTTCAACAAGTATCTCCACGGCCATCCTCACTGAACTAACTTGCTTTTTTAACAAAAAGTATTGTTTACAACAGCAACTCCCATAGCACTCAACATTTACAGATGCTCTGTTTCACAACTCTCTAACTTATATACAAACAAAGCTTACCTACGCAGGCTTTGAGCGCAATTAGTGAGCAAAATTGCCTTTGCTGTGCGCTTTAACGACAGAATCAATTCTACAATAAATAGTCGTTAGTCCATAGTTATTAGTTATTAGTCAGTTGTCAGTTGTCGGTTGTCAGTTGCCAGTTATGATTGGTCAATAGTTCATAGTATTCTTCTTTGCCTCCCCTGCCTCCCCTGCCTCCCCTGCCTCCCCTGCTTCCCCTGCTTCCCCTGCTCCTCATCTACCCCTGGGTGAACAATATTGCTGCAATGATGGGGGTAGTTTCTGACACATCTGCTGAAATGATTGGGGACTAAGTTGCCACCAAGCAAATAATCCTATACCTGTACCTCCTATTAGTAACGCCAATAATCCCCCAACCAATAATAAAGGTTGACGGCGGTTTGGTTGTTTAATTGGGGCTGGGCTGGGTTCATCTGGAAGTTCCAAATCCAGCAATGCTTGAGAACTTTCCGTCAAGATAGATTCTTCTGGGTATCTTTCCAGTTCTGCTATTTCTGGTTCTGGAATCTCTACCAGTGGCGGCGTTGGTGTGATTGGCACTAAATATTCTTTAGAAACACGGCAAAGAGTCAGCACAACAGAAGTATTATCATGGCCATTTTTCTCATTGGCTAGATTAATCCAATGGTGGGCAGCATCTTCAACAGTCATTTGACCAGTTAATACTGGTACAGCGTAATCTTGCCAAGAATTTTCTACCCAGTTATTATCACTTAACCCATCAGAACATAATAATAAAATCCCATCTTCATCGATGATGAATCGCTTAATCGCCAACCGTAAAGATTCAGCATCTCTGTTTCCCAAGGCTTGAGTTAAAGCATTGGCATCTTGTCGCTGGAGTGCCTGCCGATACAAACTCCGGGCAGAACGGACTTCCCTAGTGACTATATCATCGTCTACTGTCAGCTGTTGGCAATATTCACAAGTGATCCAATAAGCACGGCTATCACCCACATTAGCCAAATAAAGCTCATGGCCATTATCTGATTGCCACTCAGATGTAGTTAATACTCGTTGCGGTACTTGTACTGCCATCACCAGGGTTGTGGCCATGCGTTCTCTACCTTGGCGCTTTTGTTCATCATTACGGGAATTAATGAGGTTGTTAGCCACACGCAGGCTAGCTTCTAGTTGTTCCTGTAACAAAGTTGGTGGGACAATTTCTGGCTGTGCGGCTACTTCGGTGAATAAAGCCCGAATTTGCAATTTTAGAGACTGCACTGCTAATTGGCTGGCGACTTCACCCCCTTGATGTCCGCCGATGCCATCACAAACGATCGCCAAATTTGGTACTAATAATTCATGGGAGTCAACAGCAGTATTGGGATAGCAAGTATCTTCATTTTGTTTGAGTTGGGGGCCTGCATCTGTCGCCCCTGCTATGGTTAAAGTTAATGGCAATTCTCCGGCGACGGCGAGTAATAAAGCATTAAGTTGAGTCGCAATAGTTTCTAACTCTACTTCTGAGTTAGCCATCTGCTGGATGATATTCTGCAACTTTGACGTAACGGAAGTTGTTGTCAACTCTAGTAGAGGCTGCCAAGAATCGCTCAAATCTTTTAAATTAGGCTGTTCTGTGGGTGTTTTGGCGTTAAGGTCTAACAGTCGCACACACCAGCCTTGGACACGTAAATTGTCTGCTCTCAGCAAGTTGTGAGCTAGTCCTAACTCCAGTAAAGGTGTCCACAGTTGGAGAATCTGCCATAACCAGTAAACTTGTCTGACTGGTTTGGCTTTTTCCCAGGCATCGATGATAGTTGGATAAATATTTCCTTCCTCATCTATGGGGACATTTTCTAGTAACAGGGTATTGTCTGCGCCTTCTGGTGAAGAGGTAACAAAACCATAGACTTGGGGGAGATGCGATCGCTCTGGATATAAGCGAAGATAAGGAATAACATCCGGCGGCAATTCTTGAGGTACCTCTGGAAGCAATCCCGGCCGAGTGTCCAGCCAAACCTGGCGTTCTATTACCTCATACCTATCTGATACTTTTGTACCTAGTGGAATCTCGGTTGCTAATGAGCCAGTAGCCCAAAGATAGCGGTGAACTAAAGGCGTTTGACAACTAGCGCAAACACGTTCTCCCGCAAAATTAATCGGATTATCACAGTTTTTATTTATGCAATAAATTATCCGTTCGATAGAAAGCATATAGGTATAAATTTTAAAAATAAATTAAGTGGTGAAGTTCGATTAACTTTAGCAGTCAAAGGCTTGAAGGACAGAATAGACTGGTTCTGTGTACCTGTGGCTACACATTGTTACTGATTTTAATCAAAATTGCTGGGAAAAAGGGAATGGGTAATGGGTAATGGGTAAGAGTTATGTTTGATCACCAATTACCAATCACCAATTACCAAATCCAGATAACCAGCAACTAAGCTGGTTTGTGTGAATGTAGTGTCTAGGATGGCGCTATGCCAATATCTACCTTAATTTGGCTACTGGCTGGAGCAGTTCTCTGCTTAACAGAATTGTTCTTACCATCGGCGTTTATCGCTTTCATGATGGGAATTAGCGCCTTAATGGTGGCGTTACTATCTCAATTGGGGTTAGCTTTATGGCTGCAAGTTGTGGCTTGGTTGTTTCTTTCTACCGTCTTGATTGTACTTTCCCGTCGATTTTTGCAACCACGACAACGTAAGTCAAAAATTCAAGATGCGATTACGGCAGAAACCTTAACAGAAATTCTTCCCGGACAAGCAGGACGAGTATTATACGAGGGAAATTCTTGGCGGGCAAAGTGCGATGACGAGCAAATCACTATCGCCCCGCACCAAAGGGTTTATGTAGTCAGGAGGGAAGGCACTACTTTAGTGGTGATGCCAGAAAATCTGCTGCATTTTTAGTCATTAGTCATTAATTAGACTTACGCAGTGTTACTAATTTTCTAGCTTTTTTGTCAAGGGTCAAGGGTCAACAGTCAAAATCAAGGTTTTTGGACTGTTGACTATTGACCGCCCTCAGAAGGGTTTTTTGGTTCAGTGCGTAAGTCTTAATTAATAGTTAGTTATAACTTATACAGAAATATTTGGAGGTTGGTAATGGAACAGTTATTTTTATTGATTGCTTTAGCGCTCGGTGGTTCTGCCGTTGCGGGATCTGTGAAGGTGATTAATCAAGGTAATGAAGTTTTAGTAGAAAGATTAGGTAGCTACCACAAAAAGCTAGGCCCTGGACTAAATCTCGTCCTTCCTTTTATTGATAAAGCCGTCTACAAAGAAACTATCCGCGAAAAGGTTTTAGATATTCCGCCCCAAAAATGTATTACCCGTGACAACGTAGGGATTGAAGTAGACGCAGTGGTTTACTGGCGGATTGTCGATATGGAAAAGGCTTGGTACAAAGTAGAAAATCTCCACTCGGCGATGGTGAACTTGGTACTGACTCAAATTCGCTCGGAAATGGGACAGTTGGAGTTAGATCAAACCTTTACGGCTCGTTCCCAAATTAATGAACTTTTATTGCGGGATTTGGATATTGCCACTGATCCTTGGGGTGTAAAAGTCACAAGGGTAGAACTGCGAGATATTATTCCTTCGCAAGCTGTACGGGAATCGATGGAATTGCAAATGTCAGCAGAACGACGCAGAAGGGCAGCGATTTTAAATTCTGAGGGTGAACGGGAAGCAGCCGTTAACTCTGCCAAAGGTAAAGCCGAAGCCCAAATATTAGATGCGGAAGCCAGGCAAAAGTCGGTAATATTACAAGCAGAAGCTGAACAAAAAGCGATCGTTCTCAAAGCACAAGCTGAACGTCAGCAACAAGTTCTCAGAGCTCAGGCTATTGCCGAATCAGCAGAAATTCTTGCCCAGAAAATCAATTCCAACGGTACTGCTGAACAAGCCCTAGAGGTGTTATTAGCTTTGGGTTATCTCGATATGGGCGCAACCATCGGTAAGAGCGATAGTAGCAAAGTCATGTTTATGGACCCCCGCGCTATTCCCGCGACTTTAGAGGGTATTCGCTCGATTGTTTCGGATAGTCAGTCTTCAGTGGTCAATGGTCAATAGTTGCTGCTAGTGACTAATTTCACTCGCGTGATTCATTTGGCACTTACCACACAAACCGAAAAACTCCAGAGTGTGGTAGAAAATTTTAAACTTATGGTCAGTTTCTAACTGGTCTTCTAAGTTGTGGACAGGGCATTGATGAATAGGAATAGATACACCACATTGCAGGCACGTAAGGTGGTGTTTATCTTGCTGCGCGAGGCTGTAGAGAGCTTCGCCATTGGGTAAAGTCCGTACCTGCACCAAGCCTTCTAGTTTTAAGGCTTCCAAGGAACGATAAACTGTTGCTAAGCCCATACTCTGATTGCGATTACGGAGTTCTACATAAATATCCTGGGCAGAAATACCTTGTTTAATGGTTTGCAACAGGCTTAAAATGCGCTCTTGACTGCGGGTGCGTATGGCTCTCATAGACTATTATTTAAATTTGCCACTGGATTAGAAGCTGTTACACTGCCTAACTAATAAAAACTCTACCCACAAGGGGATAGAGTTTTGTCAGTAGTCAGTGGTCAGTGGCAAAGATATGTAAAAACCACCCATTAGGGGTTGGGGTATTAGACCAGATCATTTCCACAACTGACAACTGACGACTAACAACTGACATACGCAGTGCAATAAATTAACTTTAACGTCTCGATTAACTTATTTTTACTCAGTTGGAACAGAAAGTTATAGTATAGCGATCGCAGCTTTCAGCAAAACTCCGTGCAAACTAAGTATCTAGCCAAAATTTTCGTGACACTTCGTCCTTCCGTTTTAGACCCAGCTGGTGTGGCTGTACAATCTGGCCTCCAGCAAATGGGATACGATAACGTTGATCATGTACGGATTGGTAAGTACATTGAACTCAACATTACTACTTCTGATGAAGCAAAAGCGCGTCAAGACTTAGACCGCATCTGTGACCAAATGTTATCTAATCCAGTAATTGAAAATTACCGCTTTGATTTGATCGAAGTCGAAACCCAGACCGGAGTATTTTAGGGATCGGGCAATAAGTAAGAAAACAACAATAGCAACTGACAACCGACAACCGACCCTCCGGGTTCGCCAGTTACTCATGGGGGAAACCCCCAAGACCGTACTGGCTCACAACTGACAACTAACAACTAACTAATCATGAAATTTGGCGTTGTTGTATTTCCTGGTTCTAATTGCGATCGCGATGTTGCCTATGTCACTAGAGACCTACTAGGACAGCCAACTCGGATGGTTTGGCATCAAGACACTGATATTGCTGATTTGGATGTGGTGATTATTCCCGGTGGATTTAGTTATGGTGACTATTTACGCTGTGGGGCGATCGCTCGGTTCTCCCCTGTGATGCAGCAGGTGGTGGAACACGCCCAGAAAGGTAAGTTGGTTTTGGGTATTTGTAATGGTTTTCAGGTCTTAACGGAAGCCGGACTGTTACCCGGTGCATTGGCGAGAAATCGAGATTTGCATTTTATTTGCGATCGCGTCCCTCTCACCGTTGAGAGTACCAATAGCCTTTGGACTCAAGCTTACAACCCTGGCGAAGTCATCACTCTGCCAATTGCCCACGGAGAAGGCAGATTTTATGCTGATGAGGCAACTTTATCTGAGATTGAAGATAATGGGCAGGTGCTGTTCCGTTATGCGGGTGAAAATCCCAACGGTTCTCTGAATAATATAGCCGGGATTTGCGATCGCCAAGGCAATGTTTTAGGCATGATGCCTCACCCTGAAAGGGCTTCTGACCCTGTGCTTGGTGGTAGCGATGGATTAAAGTTATTCCAAGGGTTGCTTGAGAAGGTGGTGGCGTTGGCATAATGTTGACCTCCGCACCCATCATAGTTAAACAAGATAGAGGCACAGTCAGGCTGTGCCTTTCTCCGTTGCTATTAAAGTGCTTATTGTAACTATATAATGTCAATTTCTAATGAAACTAAACAATTTATTCAATGGATACAATCTTTTGATTATCGTGTTTTAAAAAACAAAGATGATGTCGAGATAAATTTCATTGTACCTATGTTTCGTCATCTCTGTTATCCCAGGACATATTCTACAGGCAACTATCCTTTAGATACTCAAAAAATTGAAAGAAATCTAGAAAGTATTTATATATATTTCTCTACTGATGATGTTATTAAACAAAATGCTGAAACAGCTTTAATCATTGCTATATATTTGGATCCAAATTCTCATAATTTTTCAGAAGCTATCGAACGCGCCAAGTTTTTTAGTACTTATTTAAAACCTTTATATTTTTTAGTAACTAATGGCTATCATGTGAGAATTTTTCAGTATTTTATTTACCACAAGGAAGAATTAATTTTTGATAAAAGTGTTGATTCTTTAAAAAATACCCATATAGCCACAGAATTCCATAATAAGTTCAATTTCAATTTAGTTAAAAATATTGATAAGAACACAGCTAATATTTCCAAATATACACAATATAATCTCATAGAAAAATCCTTACGACGGTACAATTTGCAGGAAATTGTAGCTAATACTGACTTTAGAACCTCTACTTTTCGAGAAGGCGATCGCCTGACTGTTGTCAAGCCTAAAGTAGTTATAGAATGTAACCTACCTAAAGCTTTTGGGGAAGGTAATTGTCAAATACAATTTAGCAGCGTTATCTTAAGAGGACTAAAGGTTAGCTTAAATCATCAATATATTTTAGGTAACCTCATGACAGGCTTAAATACCCGTCCAGAATGGGGTTGTCGGAGTTTTCTTAAACAATTAGATGATAACGCTTTTGAAGTTAATCTAGGTCAAACAACAGTTATATTGTCTGACTTAGAAACAGCAGACTTGTGTTTATGTATCGATATAGTTTCCGAAGAATATAAAAAATCAATTGTTGCTTTTGAAAATGCTTTAGAAACTTGGGATTTTGAATTTACAGAATTTTTAGGTGTGCGTGGAGTTACTCTGTTTTCGGTAGATGCAAAATTATGGCGATTAATGCACAATTTTGCCAATGAGTTTAACTATGTACAAGGTAAATCAGAGTGGCATTTATTTCAGCAAGAAGATATTTCCATTCGTGTCAGTCGTGGAATTCGGGATCATGCTTTTATCTTACCCAAACCTGTCAATTATTTATCCATATTACCCAATGGTATAATTAACATAGTTTATGAAATCAATGATGTACATTTACAATCTTTGGAAAAAGGCGAACTGAATACATGGCAACAAGATATCGGCCCGCGAGGAACTTGGACTGCTAAATATACTCAACAATGGTTGTTAAATCAATTTATTCCTAAAGTTATTGACTATTATTCTGACAAATATCCTTTGTCTGAGGAGGAATTATTAAATAATATATTGAGTACCGAAAATAACAGGATTTATATTACAGAAATTCATGAGATTCAAGAATTAATTCCTTATCTCCAAGATATACAATCTTGGCTAAATATATATATAGACAATATTTCAACTACCTTATTACGAGTATATTACAGGGCATTGAATAACTTAGTACGGAATACAGATTCATCAATAGAAGGCATGGATTATATTATCCGTAACTTATCTTTGATGGAGTCTGACAATACAAAAGATAGAGTGAAAAGTAATTTCCAGAAATGGAATTTTAAAGATGTAATCTATTATTTAGATGCTCAAGTGGGTAGAATTAATAATTATCAATATGAAAATAGTTTTAAAGCAGTTTTAATTACTCGCATTTTTATCTGGATTATCGAACATGGCAAAATAAGCTGTTCCCAAGCCCAGTTAAATGCTGCAAAGCAAGCCTTACTACCACTGTGGGAGCAAAGCCGCTTTGAAATGCGCCATGTTTATCCAAATCGTTAATTTTATTCACCTCTAGAGAAAAGCATATTCCCTATAACCCGTTTCCCATAAATGCCCAAGTTAAGGTGTAGTTGGTTCGGAAATACTCAGGGTATTTTTGGGATTCTCTTTTTGTACTATGGTTGCGGTTATTTCTGTAGTATCTGTTACTTCTGTTTCATTATTTACACTAGAGGGACGTAAGGCTGTCAAGGCAGTTTTAATGATTACAGCAGTGGGGACAGCAACAATCACTCCCAAAAGTCCCCCAACTCTAGCTCCTGTCAAAACAGATATTAATATCCATACTGGATTTAAGCCAGTAAAATTGCCCAAGATGCGGGGAGCGATTAAGTTTTCCAGAATTTGCTGGACAATTACCGCCGCAATTAAAACTCTGACTCCCATCGAGAAATCTTGCAGTGCGACTAGTGAAGTAGTAAGAGCAATACCCACAGAGCCACCAAATGGTACAAGCGCCATAATGCCAATAGTTAGCCCAAATAACAACCCAAATGGCACCTTCAGCCATAAGAAGGCAGGAATGAGGGCTGATGCCATACAAGTAGATAAAATTAATTGGGTAATAAAGAAATTTTGAAAGCTCAAGCGTACTGTTTGCGAGAATGGAGCGCGAAATTTAGTAGGGAGCCATTCTACTAAGCTTTGCCAGAGTTCACCGCCATGCTGAAGAAGATAGAAAGTTAACACCATCGTCAACAGAAAATCTAGCAAGCTGGTGAAAGTAACAACGGCCAGA contains:
- a CDS encoding ferredoxin-thioredoxin reductase variable chain encodes the protein MAVEILVEKGVNVVMKVGDRVRVKESVVVYHHPEHRGKAFDLKGSEGEIVEIVTQWQGRPVSANLPFLIQFSKKFKAHLRENELEVI
- the purQ gene encoding phosphoribosylformylglycinamidine synthase subunit PurQ codes for the protein MKFGVVVFPGSNCDRDVAYVTRDLLGQPTRMVWHQDTDIADLDVVIIPGGFSYGDYLRCGAIARFSPVMQQVVEHAQKGKLVLGICNGFQVLTEAGLLPGALARNRDLHFICDRVPLTVESTNSLWTQAYNPGEVITLPIAHGEGRFYADEATLSEIEDNGQVLFRYAGENPNGSLNNIAGICDRQGNVLGMMPHPERASDPVLGGSDGLKLFQGLLEKVVALA
- a CDS encoding PP2C family protein-serine/threonine phosphatase; the protein is MLSIERIIYCINKNCDNPINFAGERVCASCQTPLVHRYLWATGSLATEIPLGTKVSDRYEVIERQVWLDTRPGLLPEVPQELPPDVIPYLRLYPERSHLPQVYGFVTSSPEGADNTLLLENVPIDEEGNIYPTIIDAWEKAKPVRQVYWLWQILQLWTPLLELGLAHNLLRADNLRVQGWCVRLLDLNAKTPTEQPNLKDLSDSWQPLLELTTTSVTSKLQNIIQQMANSEVELETIATQLNALLLAVAGELPLTLTIAGATDAGPQLKQNEDTCYPNTAVDSHELLVPNLAIVCDGIGGHQGGEVASQLAVQSLKLQIRALFTEVAAQPEIVPPTLLQEQLEASLRVANNLINSRNDEQKRQGRERMATTLVMAVQVPQRVLTTSEWQSDNGHELYLANVGDSRAYWITCEYCQQLTVDDDIVTREVRSARSLYRQALQRQDANALTQALGNRDAESLRLAIKRFIIDEDGILLLCSDGLSDNNWVENSWQDYAVPVLTGQMTVEDAAHHWINLANEKNGHDNTSVVLTLCRVSKEYLVPITPTPPLVEIPEPEIAELERYPEESILTESSQALLDLELPDEPSPAPIKQPNRRQPLLLVGGLLALLIGGTGIGLFAWWQLSPQSFQQMCQKLPPSLQQYCSPRGR
- the purS gene encoding phosphoribosylformylglycinamidine synthase subunit PurS, which encodes MQTKYLAKIFVTLRPSVLDPAGVAVQSGLQQMGYDNVDHVRIGKYIELNITTSDEAKARQDLDRICDQMLSNPVIENYRFDLIEVETQTGVF
- a CDS encoding SPFH domain-containing protein, with product MEQLFLLIALALGGSAVAGSVKVINQGNEVLVERLGSYHKKLGPGLNLVLPFIDKAVYKETIREKVLDIPPQKCITRDNVGIEVDAVVYWRIVDMEKAWYKVENLHSAMVNLVLTQIRSEMGQLELDQTFTARSQINELLLRDLDIATDPWGVKVTRVELRDIIPSQAVRESMELQMSAERRRRAAILNSEGEREAAVNSAKGKAEAQILDAEARQKSVILQAEAEQKAIVLKAQAERQQQVLRAQAIAESAEILAQKINSNGTAEQALEVLLALGYLDMGATIGKSDSSKVMFMDPRAIPATLEGIRSIVSDSQSSVVNGQ
- a CDS encoding Fur family transcriptional regulator, giving the protein MRAIRTRSQERILSLLQTIKQGISAQDIYVELRNRNQSMGLATVYRSLEALKLEGLVQVRTLPNGEALYSLAQQDKHHLTCLQCGVSIPIHQCPVHNLEDQLETDHKFKIFYHTLEFFGLCGKCQMNHASEISH
- a CDS encoding NfeD family protein, with product MPISTLIWLLAGAVLCLTELFLPSAFIAFMMGISALMVALLSQLGLALWLQVVAWLFLSTVLIVLSRRFLQPRQRKSKIQDAITAETLTEILPGQAGRVLYEGNSWRAKCDDEQITIAPHQRVYVVRREGTTLVVMPENLLHF
- a CDS encoding AI-2E family transporter, producing the protein MQTLKLLNWWQTLTPIARIGAIALFAPLLVLNGWAISAIFDYFHSLIVILVGASVLAFLLNYPVSWMAHRGARREQVAILVFLLALSILLALGVTLFPLALTQAQQLVARIPELIDSGRSQLMMLNEKAETVGLPINLDALVVQINDRVKGQLQAIAGQVLNLAVVTFTSLLDFLLTMVLTFYLLQHGGELWQSLVEWLPTKFRAPFSQTVRLSFQNFFITQLILSTCMASALIPAFLWLKVPFGLLFGLTIGIMALVPFGGSVGIALTTSLVALQDFSMGVRVLIAAVIVQQILENLIAPRILGNFTGLNPVWILISVLTGARVGGLLGVIVAVPTAVIIKTALTALRPSSVNNETEVTDTTEITATIVQKENPKNTLSISEPTTP